The following coding sequences lie in one Isoptericola variabilis 225 genomic window:
- a CDS encoding serine hydrolase: MGDGRIDELLTRTAEQAARRRVGVVVGHVAPDGTTTVRGAGRARLPDGGTPDARTLFEIGSVTKTFTALVLARAVVEGELSLDTPVGDLVPEVAGLGRDGRLVTLGHLATHTSGLPRTHVPIVRGSLEMLRGKDPYRDVTEASTLAAVRAGRLRRTPGSGRPSYSNSGYALLGVALARHAGTTFGELVRTRVTDPLGLADTRTRHELTEDQAARTARGHHRRRTPAAPWPLDGLPGAGALLSTAADTLAWARAHLDPPDGPLGDAVRLATAEHARRIGLAWQRTPGRGEDTLVWHNGGTGGFRSMVCLRPEAGDAVVVLTNHARGVDLPALSLVRRLPAA; encoded by the coding sequence GTGGGAGACGGACGGATCGACGAGCTGCTCACCCGGACCGCCGAGCAGGCGGCCCGACGGCGCGTCGGAGTGGTCGTGGGCCACGTCGCGCCCGACGGGACGACGACGGTCCGCGGCGCGGGCCGCGCCCGTCTGCCCGACGGCGGCACCCCGGACGCGCGCACGCTGTTCGAGATCGGGTCGGTCACCAAGACGTTCACGGCGCTCGTGCTGGCCCGCGCGGTCGTCGAGGGCGAGCTGAGCCTGGACACGCCGGTCGGCGACCTCGTGCCCGAGGTCGCCGGGCTCGGCCGCGACGGCAGGCTCGTGACCCTGGGCCACCTCGCGACGCACACGTCGGGGCTGCCGCGCACCCACGTGCCGATCGTCCGCGGGTCGCTCGAGATGCTCCGGGGGAAGGACCCCTACCGCGACGTCACGGAGGCGTCGACGCTCGCCGCCGTCCGAGCCGGACGACTGCGCCGGACGCCGGGCAGCGGCAGGCCCTCCTACTCGAACAGCGGGTACGCGCTGCTCGGCGTCGCGCTCGCGCGGCACGCCGGCACGACGTTCGGCGAGCTGGTCCGCACGCGCGTCACGGACCCGCTCGGCCTCGCCGACACCCGGACGCGGCACGAGCTGACCGAGGACCAGGCGGCGCGCACCGCGCGCGGCCACCACCGGCGTCGGACACCGGCAGCGCCGTGGCCGCTCGACGGCCTTCCCGGCGCGGGAGCGCTCCTCTCGACCGCCGCCGACACGCTCGCCTGGGCACGCGCGCACCTCGACCCGCCGGACGGCCCGCTCGGCGACGCCGTGCGCCTCGCGACGGCGGAGCACGCGCGCAGGATCGGTCTGGCGTGGCAGCGCACGCCCGGTCGGGGCGAGGACACCCTCGTCTGGCACAACGGCGGCACCGGCGGCTTCCGCTCGATGGTGTGCCTGCGGCCCGAGGCCGGGGACGCCGTCGTCGTGCTGACCAACCACGCGCGGGGCGTGGACCTGCCGGCGCTCTCGCTCGTGCGCCGGCTCCCTGCCGCCTGA
- a CDS encoding ABC transporter permease subunit has product MATHSVTPAAPPSAGAPPGGGRRTGEPHARAWSGTGLGFVVKLVLMALVNAVGVAVAWAAWDVGSWGVLAGTVLLTVVANWVYFSRRRLAGKYVLPGLAFLLVFQLFTMAYTVYVATTNYGTGHNSTREQAVDALLIQSERAVDDAPTYPLTIVERDGEVGFAVVEGGRVLVGTADEPLTPVPDAATDGERVTSLPGWEVVGRARLLGDPQLQEDVLALRVPVSEDADDGSIRTREGTRATVYRSSLEWDPDAGTMTDVESGVVYAPSEDGRFVAPDGTALPVGWIVGVGFENFVRAFTDTNYAGPFWRITGWTFAFAFLTVATSFLLGLAMALVFNDVRVRGRSVLRTLFILPYAFPAFLSALLWRGMLNPNPDYGIVNNLFFFGARIEWLTDPWLAKAAILGVNLWLSFPYWFLVCTGALQSLPGDLTEAARIDGAGRWRAFRSITLPLLLVSTTPLLIASFAFNFNNFVIIYMLTNGGPRFTDTSAPLGHTDILITMIYQISGVAGGRADYGLASALSILVFLVVGGISALAFRRTRKLEEVL; this is encoded by the coding sequence ATGGCGACGCACAGCGTCACGCCGGCGGCGCCCCCCTCCGCGGGGGCGCCGCCCGGCGGCGGCCGCCGGACGGGCGAGCCGCACGCGCGCGCCTGGTCGGGCACCGGCCTCGGGTTCGTGGTCAAGCTCGTCCTCATGGCGCTCGTCAACGCCGTCGGCGTCGCCGTGGCGTGGGCGGCGTGGGACGTCGGCTCCTGGGGCGTGCTCGCCGGGACGGTGCTGCTCACCGTCGTCGCGAACTGGGTGTACTTCAGCCGGCGCCGTCTGGCGGGCAAGTACGTGCTGCCCGGCCTGGCGTTCCTGCTGGTCTTCCAGCTCTTCACCATGGCCTACACGGTCTACGTGGCCACGACGAACTACGGCACCGGCCACAACTCGACCCGCGAGCAGGCGGTCGACGCGCTGCTCATCCAGAGCGAGCGCGCGGTCGACGACGCCCCGACGTACCCGCTCACGATCGTCGAGCGCGACGGCGAGGTCGGGTTCGCCGTGGTCGAGGGCGGCCGGGTCCTGGTCGGCACGGCGGACGAGCCGCTCACGCCGGTGCCCGACGCCGCGACCGACGGCGAGCGGGTCACTTCGCTGCCCGGGTGGGAGGTCGTCGGGCGTGCCCGGCTGCTGGGCGACCCGCAGCTCCAGGAGGACGTGCTCGCGCTGCGGGTCCCGGTCTCCGAGGACGCGGACGACGGCTCGATCCGCACGCGCGAGGGCACGCGCGCGACGGTCTACCGCTCCTCGCTCGAGTGGGACCCCGACGCGGGCACCATGACCGACGTCGAGAGCGGCGTCGTGTACGCCCCGAGCGAGGACGGCCGGTTCGTCGCGCCCGACGGCACGGCGCTGCCGGTCGGCTGGATCGTCGGCGTCGGGTTCGAGAACTTCGTTCGCGCCTTCACCGACACCAACTACGCGGGGCCGTTCTGGCGCATCACGGGCTGGACGTTCGCGTTCGCGTTCCTCACCGTCGCCACGAGCTTCCTGCTCGGGCTGGCGATGGCGCTCGTCTTCAACGACGTGCGGGTGCGCGGCCGGTCCGTGCTGCGCACGCTGTTCATCCTGCCGTACGCGTTCCCGGCGTTCCTGTCCGCGCTGCTGTGGCGGGGCATGCTCAACCCGAACCCCGACTACGGGATCGTCAACAACCTGTTCTTCTTCGGCGCCCGCATCGAGTGGCTCACCGACCCGTGGCTCGCCAAGGCGGCGATCCTGGGCGTCAACCTGTGGCTGAGTTTCCCGTACTGGTTCCTCGTGTGCACCGGGGCGCTGCAGTCGCTGCCCGGCGACCTGACCGAGGCCGCCCGGATCGACGGCGCCGGCCGGTGGCGCGCGTTCCGCTCGATCACGCTGCCGCTGTTGCTCGTGTCCACGACTCCGCTGCTCATCGCGAGCTTCGCGTTCAACTTCAACAACTTCGTGATCATCTACATGCTCACGAACGGCGGGCCCCGGTTCACCGACACGTCGGCCCCGCTGGGGCACACCGACATCCTCATCACGATGATCTACCAGATCTCCGGCGTCGCGGGAGGTCGCGCCGACTACGGCCTCGCGAGCGCGCTGTCGATCCTCGTGTTCCTCGTGGTCGGCGGGATCTCGGCCCTCGCGTTCCGGCGCACCCGCAAGCTCGAGGAGGTGCTGTGA
- a CDS encoding beta-galactosidase has protein sequence MGAETTGPAMVPTSWPTGRTIGYGGDYNPEQWPREVWDEDVALMREAGVNFVSVGIFSWALLEPRPGDYDFAWLDELLDLLHANGIMVDLATPTASPPAWFFHEHPEARVVTRDGTVLGFGSRGMASPSSPAYREASVRIASALAERYAEHPAVVLWHVHNEYGAPVGEDYSDAAVAAFRTWLQDRYGTLDALNAAWGTAFWGQVYSDWEHVGAPAATPSVANPSQRLDFARFTDHQLRACYLAERDAIRARARQPITTNFMANECPTTDLWAWACEVDVVSNDHYLTAADPRGHVGLALAADLTRSVAGGRPWILMEHSTSAVNWQPRNVAKRPGEMARNSLVHVARGAEVVGFFQWRASRHGAEKFHSAMLPHAGTGSRVWREVVALGRNVGRLAEVQGSTVHADVAILWDTESFWAQDLEWRPSVDVRHKERVRAYYERLWRDGVTTDFAHPTADLSRYRLVVAPASYLLTADAADNLRRYVAGGGTLVVSFFSAVVDENDAVHPGGFGAPLRDVLGLAVHEFLPLRAGDTTHVRWHDGGTELPADTWQEDLALEGAEVVATHLDGPAAGGPAITRHAFGDGTAWYVSTRLDVAALAPVLHAAYADAGVEAADLPEDVELVVRHGQDADYVVAVNHTDADAKVRVPDGVELLRGEPVSGGLDLPAGGVAVVRTAASRPTGGDHHP, from the coding sequence ATGGGAGCCGAGACCACCGGGCCGGCCATGGTGCCGACGAGCTGGCCGACCGGCCGCACGATCGGCTACGGGGGCGACTACAACCCCGAGCAGTGGCCTCGCGAGGTCTGGGACGAGGACGTCGCCCTCATGCGCGAGGCCGGCGTGAACTTCGTCAGCGTCGGGATCTTCTCCTGGGCGCTGCTCGAGCCGCGGCCCGGCGACTACGACTTCGCCTGGCTCGACGAGCTCCTCGACCTGCTGCACGCGAACGGCATCATGGTCGACCTCGCGACGCCCACCGCCTCGCCGCCGGCCTGGTTCTTCCACGAGCACCCCGAGGCCCGCGTCGTCACGCGCGACGGCACCGTCCTCGGCTTCGGCTCGCGCGGAATGGCCTCGCCGAGCTCGCCCGCGTATCGCGAGGCGTCCGTCCGGATCGCCTCCGCGCTCGCCGAGCGCTATGCCGAGCACCCCGCCGTCGTGCTCTGGCACGTGCACAACGAGTACGGCGCACCCGTCGGCGAGGACTACTCCGACGCCGCCGTCGCCGCGTTCCGCACATGGCTCCAGGACCGCTACGGCACGCTGGACGCACTCAACGCCGCGTGGGGCACCGCGTTCTGGGGCCAGGTGTACTCGGACTGGGAGCACGTCGGCGCGCCCGCCGCGACGCCGTCGGTCGCCAACCCGTCGCAGCGCCTCGACTTCGCGCGCTTCACCGACCACCAGCTGCGCGCGTGCTACCTCGCCGAGCGCGACGCCATCCGGGCCCGCGCCCGCCAGCCGATCACCACGAACTTCATGGCCAACGAGTGCCCGACGACGGACCTGTGGGCCTGGGCGTGCGAGGTCGACGTCGTCTCGAACGACCACTACCTCACCGCGGCCGACCCGCGCGGCCACGTCGGTCTGGCGCTCGCGGCGGACCTCACGCGCTCGGTGGCGGGCGGCCGGCCGTGGATCCTCATGGAGCACTCGACGTCGGCCGTCAACTGGCAGCCGCGCAACGTGGCCAAGCGGCCGGGCGAGATGGCCCGCAACTCGCTCGTGCACGTCGCGCGCGGCGCCGAGGTCGTCGGGTTCTTCCAGTGGCGCGCCTCGCGGCACGGTGCCGAGAAGTTCCACTCCGCGATGCTGCCGCATGCCGGCACCGGCTCGCGCGTGTGGCGCGAGGTCGTCGCCCTCGGGCGCAACGTCGGGCGCCTCGCCGAGGTGCAGGGCTCGACGGTGCACGCCGACGTCGCGATCCTCTGGGACACCGAGTCGTTCTGGGCGCAGGACCTCGAGTGGCGGCCGTCGGTCGACGTGCGCCACAAGGAGCGGGTGCGCGCCTACTACGAGCGTCTGTGGCGCGACGGCGTCACGACCGACTTCGCGCACCCGACGGCCGACCTGTCGCGCTACCGGCTCGTGGTCGCCCCGGCGTCGTACCTGCTCACCGCGGACGCGGCCGACAACCTGCGGCGCTACGTCGCGGGCGGCGGGACGCTCGTCGTGTCGTTCTTCTCGGCGGTCGTCGACGAGAACGACGCCGTGCACCCCGGCGGCTTCGGCGCGCCGCTGCGCGACGTGCTCGGTCTCGCGGTCCACGAGTTCCTGCCGCTGCGGGCGGGCGACACCACGCACGTTCGCTGGCACGACGGCGGCACCGAGCTGCCCGCCGACACCTGGCAGGAGGACCTCGCGCTCGAGGGCGCCGAGGTCGTCGCTACCCACCTGGACGGCCCGGCCGCGGGCGGGCCCGCGATCACGCGGCACGCGTTCGGCGACGGCACCGCCTGGTACGTCTCGACGCGGCTCGACGTCGCCGCGCTCGCCCCGGTGCTCCACGCCGCGTACGCCGACGCGGGCGTCGAGGCCGCCGACCTGCCGGAGGACGTCGAGCTGGTGGTGCGGCACGGGCAGGACGCCGACTACGTCGTGGCGGTCAACCACACGGACGCCGACGCCAAGGTCCGCGTTCCCGACGGGGTCGAGCTCCTCCGCGGCGAGCCCGTCTCCGGCGGTCTCGACCTGCCGGCGGGCGGTGTCGCCGTCGTGCGCACCGCCGCCTCCCGGCCGACCGGGGGTGATCACCACCCCTGA
- a CDS encoding sugar ABC transporter permease, which produces MSTTTPSATGSPRAALDAGRAGARRRRWLAEVGWKYPVAAVLVFYSAFPLAYVLSAALARSGTLTGSTQLFRSFSGANFTALGTTRFWEWAVNSLVIGIATAVGSVLMGAAAAYAFSRFRFTGRRASLTALLIIQMFPQMLAFIAIFLLLLSLGNVVPLLGLNSTLALICVYLGGALGTNTFLMYGFFNTIPRELDEAAKIDGATHAQIYWGIILRLVTPILAVVGLLSFIATFGEFILARIVLTSEHNWTLAVGMYAWVSDQLNANWGLFAAGAVIASLPILALFLFLQKYIVGGLTAGSVKG; this is translated from the coding sequence ATGTCCACGACGACTCCGTCCGCGACCGGGTCGCCGCGGGCCGCGCTCGACGCCGGCCGTGCCGGTGCCCGACGACGGCGCTGGCTCGCCGAGGTGGGGTGGAAGTACCCCGTGGCCGCGGTCCTCGTGTTCTACTCGGCGTTCCCGCTGGCCTACGTGCTGTCCGCCGCGCTCGCGCGCTCGGGCACCCTGACCGGCAGCACGCAGCTGTTCCGGTCGTTCTCCGGCGCCAACTTCACGGCCCTCGGCACCACGCGGTTCTGGGAGTGGGCGGTCAACAGCCTCGTCATCGGGATCGCGACGGCCGTCGGGTCGGTGCTCATGGGCGCGGCGGCGGCGTACGCGTTCTCACGCTTCCGGTTCACGGGCCGCCGTGCGAGCCTCACGGCCCTGCTCATCATCCAGATGTTCCCGCAGATGCTCGCGTTCATCGCGATCTTCCTGCTGCTCCTCTCGCTCGGGAACGTCGTCCCGCTCCTGGGGCTCAACAGCACGCTGGCGCTCATCTGCGTGTACCTGGGCGGGGCGCTCGGGACCAACACGTTCCTCATGTACGGGTTCTTCAACACGATCCCGCGCGAGCTCGACGAGGCCGCGAAGATCGACGGTGCCACGCACGCCCAGATCTACTGGGGCATCATCCTGCGGCTCGTCACGCCGATCCTCGCGGTCGTCGGGCTGCTGAGCTTCATCGCGACGTTCGGCGAGTTCATCCTCGCGCGCATCGTCCTGACCTCGGAGCACAACTGGACCCTCGCCGTCGGCATGTACGCCTGGGTGTCCGACCAGCTCAACGCGAACTGGGGCCTGTTCGCGGCCGGTGCCGTCATCGCGAGCCTGCCGATCCTCGCGCTGTTCCTGTTCCTGCAGAAGTACATCGTCGGCGGGCTCACCGCCGGCTCGGTGAAGGGGTGA
- a CDS encoding extracellular solute-binding protein, translating to MRRAAIPVAALATLALVTACGGGEGQSPEATPDDTTQATEPAASGSITVWVDENREPAVAAAAETFTAETGVEVELVQKNFEDIRADFLAQVPTGEGPDITVGAHDWLGSFIVNGVVDSVDLGDKAGEFEDVAIEALTYDGQLYGLPYALETVALIRNTALAPDPVPATFDEMIEVGRAAGTPLPFVINTNGTTGDAYTYYAFQTSFGAPVFVQQPDGSYTNELGMGGEEGYAFAEWLGANGMAGEGLFSTDWTYDIANQEFADGNAPFTVAGPWAISTYTDAGVDVAVEPIPSAGGETAAPFVGVQAFYLSAQSDNALVATDFLTNYVATPEAMRALHEADPRIPAMSEVAQEVAEDPIIAGFLAASQNGTPMPSIPEMGDVWQHWNAAQASIISGSAEPRAAWDKMLADLESALGG from the coding sequence ATGCGCAGAGCAGCCATCCCGGTCGCGGCCCTCGCGACCCTCGCCCTGGTCACCGCGTGCGGTGGCGGCGAGGGCCAGAGCCCCGAGGCCACGCCCGACGACACCACCCAGGCCACCGAGCCCGCCGCGAGCGGCTCCATCACCGTCTGGGTCGACGAGAACCGCGAGCCCGCCGTGGCCGCGGCGGCCGAGACGTTCACGGCGGAGACCGGCGTCGAGGTCGAGCTCGTCCAGAAGAACTTCGAGGACATCCGCGCCGACTTCCTCGCCCAGGTCCCCACGGGCGAGGGCCCGGACATCACGGTCGGCGCGCACGACTGGCTCGGCTCGTTCATCGTCAACGGCGTCGTCGACTCGGTCGACCTGGGGGACAAGGCCGGCGAGTTCGAGGACGTCGCGATCGAGGCCCTCACCTACGACGGGCAGCTGTACGGCCTGCCGTACGCGCTCGAGACGGTCGCGCTCATCCGCAACACCGCCCTCGCGCCCGACCCGGTGCCGGCGACGTTCGACGAGATGATCGAGGTCGGCCGCGCGGCCGGCACGCCGCTGCCGTTCGTCATCAACACCAACGGCACCACGGGCGACGCCTACACCTACTACGCGTTCCAGACGTCGTTCGGCGCCCCGGTGTTCGTCCAGCAGCCAGACGGCTCGTACACCAACGAGCTGGGCATGGGCGGCGAGGAGGGCTACGCCTTCGCCGAGTGGCTCGGCGCCAACGGCATGGCCGGCGAGGGCCTGTTCAGCACCGACTGGACGTACGACATCGCCAACCAGGAGTTCGCGGACGGCAACGCGCCCTTCACCGTGGCGGGGCCGTGGGCGATCAGCACCTACACCGACGCGGGCGTGGACGTCGCGGTCGAGCCGATCCCGTCGGCCGGCGGCGAGACCGCGGCCCCGTTCGTCGGCGTGCAGGCGTTCTACCTGTCGGCGCAGAGCGACAACGCCCTGGTCGCGACCGACTTCCTCACCAACTACGTCGCGACGCCCGAGGCCATGCGTGCCCTGCACGAGGCCGACCCGCGCATCCCGGCGATGAGCGAGGTCGCGCAGGAGGTCGCCGAGGACCCGATCATCGCGGGCTTCCTCGCCGCGTCGCAGAACGGCACCCCGATGCCGTCGATCCCCGAGATGGGCGACGTCTGGCAGCACTGGAACGCGGCGCAGGCGTCCATCATCTCCGGCTCGGCCGAACCTCGGGCCGCCTGGGACAAGATGCTCGCCGACCTCGAGTCCGCGCTCGGCGGCTGA
- a CDS encoding S1 family peptidase: MRRTPYRALAVATASLSLVAGSLTTAAMAAPGPGDDDVPGAEQYAPSLLRAMERDLGMPAERAVERLEFQASAAERSARAAKTLDSFAGAWVHPASDVLYVAVANRGERARAERLGARAVVVDRTADELVDLQEALDASLADAGVDVTSSYVDPTTNALVVGVVAGDEAAATAAAADAGVPADAVTVVAEEQPRTFIDVVGGNAYYINGSSRCSVGFTVGDGFVTAGHCGAVGATTTNPSGTFAGSSFPGDDYAYVRTASGNTLVGAVNDYAGSTVGVAGSTAAPVGATVCRSGSTTGWHCGTIQAYDATVTYQQGSVHGLIRTTVCAEPGDSGGSLLAGNQAQGVTSGGSGDCRRGGTTYFQPVNEILNRYGLTLRTSGGGGGTPEPTSCSDYERTGSSTLSHGGSAATGAFSAASGTHVGCLDGPSGADFDLYLQRYSSGSWRTVAQGITTSSDELVTYTGTSGTYRWLVRSYSGSGSFTLGWDVP; this comes from the coding sequence ATGAGACGCACCCCGTACAGAGCGCTCGCCGTGGCCACCGCCTCGCTGTCGCTCGTCGCAGGTTCACTGACCACGGCCGCCATGGCGGCCCCCGGCCCGGGCGACGACGACGTCCCCGGCGCCGAGCAGTACGCCCCGAGCCTCCTGCGCGCGATGGAGCGCGACCTCGGGATGCCCGCCGAGCGCGCGGTCGAGCGCCTCGAGTTCCAGGCGAGCGCCGCGGAGCGGTCCGCCCGTGCCGCCAAGACGCTCGACTCGTTCGCCGGTGCGTGGGTGCACCCGGCGTCGGACGTCCTGTACGTCGCCGTCGCGAACCGGGGCGAGCGCGCGCGGGCCGAGCGGCTCGGGGCGCGGGCCGTCGTCGTCGACCGGACGGCCGACGAGCTCGTCGACCTCCAGGAGGCGCTCGACGCGTCGCTCGCCGACGCGGGCGTCGACGTGACGTCGTCGTACGTCGACCCCACGACCAACGCGCTCGTGGTCGGCGTCGTCGCCGGCGACGAGGCCGCGGCGACCGCGGCGGCGGCCGACGCCGGCGTCCCGGCCGACGCCGTGACCGTCGTCGCCGAGGAGCAGCCGCGCACGTTCATCGACGTCGTCGGCGGCAACGCGTACTACATCAACGGCTCGTCGCGCTGCTCCGTGGGCTTCACCGTGGGCGACGGCTTCGTCACGGCGGGCCACTGCGGCGCCGTCGGCGCGACGACGACGAACCCGAGCGGCACGTTCGCCGGGTCGAGCTTCCCGGGCGACGACTACGCGTACGTGCGGACGGCGTCGGGGAACACGCTCGTCGGCGCGGTCAACGACTACGCCGGCTCGACGGTCGGCGTCGCGGGCTCGACGGCCGCGCCGGTCGGTGCGACGGTCTGCCGGTCCGGCTCCACGACCGGGTGGCACTGCGGGACCATCCAGGCGTACGACGCGACCGTGACGTATCAGCAGGGCAGCGTGCACGGGCTCATCCGCACGACCGTGTGCGCCGAGCCCGGCGACTCGGGCGGCTCGCTGCTCGCCGGCAACCAGGCGCAGGGCGTGACGTCGGGCGGCTCGGGCGACTGCCGACGCGGCGGGACCACCTACTTCCAGCCCGTCAACGAGATCCTCAACCGCTACGGCCTCACGCTGCGGACCAGCGGCGGGGGTGGCGGGACGCCCGAGCCGACGTCGTGCTCCGACTACGAGCGCACGGGCAGCAGCACGCTGAGCCACGGCGGGTCGGCGGCGACCGGCGCGTTCTCCGCGGCGTCGGGCACGCACGTCGGCTGCCTCGACGGGCCCTCGGGCGCCGACTTCGACCTCTACCTGCAGCGGTACAGCAGCGGCTCGTGGCGCACGGTCGCGCAGGGCATCACGACGTCGTCCGACGAGCTCGTGACGTACACCGGGACGTCGGGCACGTACCGCTGGCTCGTGCGGTCGTACTCCGGCTCCGGGTCGTTCACCCTCGGGTGGGACGTGCCCTGA
- a CDS encoding phosphatase PAP2 family protein, whose amino-acid sequence MVADTRPLPASGPSGPVPVGRASVDVVRARTGARVVAALVALLAAVGVGLTHRVFVATAAGQRVDELAFEGAAHGQGRLWVVAEPVLDVVSVAFVVVAIGVAMLVAVARRRWVLAVQVAALVVGANVTTQLLKHQLLERPDLLPGWNGPNTLPSGHTTVAASVSVALLLATPRAWRPAVTVVGVLYTAATGVSTLVGQWHRPSDVMAALLVVLLWGAVVCAFTPAVALDTPRTPGGSLATPGSSVLAGLLLLGAAVGGGIAATTMAGLVGAWSVPFAPDVTAYAVGVLAVASVTAATFAVLLVLRQATARPAPAK is encoded by the coding sequence ATGGTCGCCGACACACGTCCGCTCCCGGCGTCGGGCCCCTCGGGCCCGGTGCCGGTCGGTCGCGCCTCCGTCGACGTGGTCCGTGCGCGGACCGGTGCGCGGGTCGTGGCCGCCCTGGTCGCCCTGCTCGCCGCCGTCGGTGTGGGGCTGACGCACCGGGTGTTCGTCGCGACGGCGGCAGGGCAGCGGGTGGACGAGCTCGCGTTCGAGGGTGCCGCCCACGGCCAGGGCCGGCTCTGGGTCGTGGCCGAGCCGGTGCTCGACGTCGTGTCGGTCGCGTTCGTCGTCGTGGCGATCGGTGTGGCGATGCTCGTGGCCGTCGCGCGACGGCGCTGGGTGCTCGCCGTCCAGGTGGCCGCGCTCGTCGTCGGCGCCAACGTGACGACGCAGCTCCTCAAGCACCAGCTGCTCGAGCGTCCCGACCTCCTGCCCGGCTGGAACGGCCCGAACACGCTGCCGAGCGGGCACACGACCGTCGCGGCCTCCGTCTCCGTGGCCCTCCTGCTCGCGACGCCGCGTGCCTGGCGGCCGGCCGTGACCGTCGTCGGCGTCCTGTACACCGCGGCGACGGGCGTCTCGACGCTCGTCGGGCAGTGGCACCGGCCGTCCGACGTCATGGCCGCGCTCCTCGTGGTGCTCCTGTGGGGCGCCGTCGTGTGCGCGTTCACTCCGGCCGTCGCGCTCGACACCCCGCGCACGCCCGGCGGGTCGCTCGCGACGCCCGGGTCGTCGGTGCTCGCCGGGCTCCTGCTCCTCGGCGCCGCGGTCGGCGGGGGCATCGCGGCGACGACCATGGCCGGCCTCGTCGGCGCCTGGTCGGTGCCGTTCGCGCCCGACGTCACCGCCTACGCCGTCGGGGTGCTCGCCGTCGCGTCCGTGACCGCCGCGACGTTCGCCGTGCTGCTCGTCCTGCGGCAGGCGACCGCCCGCCCCGCCCCCGCGAAGTAG
- a CDS encoding LacI family DNA-binding transcriptional regulator, protein MATTSAADRRRPTIRDVAAAAGVSRGTVSRVMNGGHWVSPDARRAVERAIRETGYRVNRHARSLVTGRANSLAFLLTEPQQRLFADPNFAILLRGAAEALDARGMTLVLLVAGNDKERANATSYVTAGHVDGVLLISTHENEPLIGSLLAEGVPTVACGIPLGYADRVASVSVDEIGGARAMVQHLKACGRRRIGMITGPLDTPGGRYRLEGYRQELGDAFDERLVAHGDYSAASGSAAMAELLERAPDLDAVFAASDLMASGALVTLRKAGRAVPDDVAVAGFDDSGLAETLDPPLTTMHQPFDRISAEMVSLLLEEIGGAPHRSVTLPAQLVVRAST, encoded by the coding sequence GTGGCCACCACCTCCGCCGCCGACCGGCGCCGCCCGACCATCCGCGACGTCGCCGCCGCGGCGGGCGTCTCGCGCGGCACGGTGTCGCGCGTGATGAACGGCGGGCACTGGGTGTCCCCCGACGCACGCCGCGCGGTCGAGCGTGCGATCCGCGAGACGGGCTACCGCGTGAACCGGCACGCACGCAGCCTCGTCACCGGGCGGGCGAACTCGCTCGCGTTCCTGCTCACCGAGCCGCAGCAGCGCCTGTTCGCGGACCCCAACTTCGCGATCCTCCTGCGCGGCGCGGCCGAGGCACTCGACGCGCGGGGCATGACGCTCGTCCTGCTCGTCGCCGGCAACGACAAGGAGCGGGCGAACGCGACGTCGTACGTCACGGCCGGGCACGTCGACGGGGTTCTGCTCATCTCGACGCACGAGAACGAGCCGCTCATCGGGTCGCTGCTCGCCGAGGGCGTGCCCACGGTCGCGTGCGGCATCCCCCTCGGGTACGCCGACCGGGTGGCGTCGGTGTCGGTCGACGAGATCGGCGGGGCGCGGGCCATGGTCCAGCACCTCAAGGCCTGCGGGCGGCGGCGGATCGGCATGATCACCGGCCCGCTCGACACGCCCGGCGGGCGCTACCGGCTGGAGGGGTACCGCCAGGAGCTCGGCGACGCGTTCGACGAGCGCCTCGTGGCCCACGGCGACTACAGCGCGGCGTCGGGCTCCGCGGCGATGGCCGAGCTGCTCGAGCGCGCACCCGACCTCGACGCCGTCTTCGCCGCGAGCGACCTCATGGCGTCCGGTGCGCTCGTCACGCTCCGCAAGGCCGGCCGCGCGGTGCCCGACGACGTCGCGGTGGCCGGGTTCGACGACTCCGGGCTCGCCGAGACGCTCGACCCTCCCCTGACGACGATGCACCAGCCGTTCGACCGCATCAGCGCCGAGATGGTCTCGCTCCTGCTCGAGGAGATCGGCGGCGCACCGCACCGGTCCGTCACGCTGCCCGCTCAGCTCGTCGTCCGCGCCTCGACCTGA